Proteins co-encoded in one Pseudochaenichthys georgianus chromosome 22, fPseGeo1.2, whole genome shotgun sequence genomic window:
- the LOC117467851 gene encoding regulator of G-protein signaling 6-like isoform X2, with amino-acid sequence MAEGSKDQGGVGTSDPEEDSPNMIVYRKIEDIVTRIQDEKAGGVAIRTVKSFLSKIPSVVSGADIVAWLMKNLSIEDIAEAIHLGSLVAAHGYIFPISDHVLTLKDDGTLYRFQSPYFWPSNCWEPENTDYAIYLCKRTMQNKARLELADYEAENLARLQRAFARKWEFIFMQAEAQVKIDRKKDKAERKILDSQERAFWDVHRPVPGCVNTTEMDIRKCRREKNPHRVKKSVYGVPDDGQSQPSPVHISSQPSRKPTKEDVQKEISFLNIQLDRHCMKVSKVADSLMSYTEQFMEYDPFVSATEPSNPWIGDDSSYWDLEASRDPNQQRVKKWGFSLEEALKDPAGRDQFLKFLESEFSSENLRFWLAVQDLKRRPLQEVSSRAQEIWQEFLAEGAPSSINLDSHSYERTSQNLKDPGRYSYEDAQEHIFKLMKSDSYARFLRSNIYQDLLLARKKGKSLTGKRLTGLMQSS; translated from the exons ATCGAAGACATTGTTACACGAATACAAGATGAGAAAGCAGGAGGTGTAGCCATCCGGACTGTCAAAAGCTTTCTCTCCAAGATCCCCAGCGTGGTGTCAG GAGCGGACATTGTCGCGTGGCTGATGAAAAACCTCTCCATTGAGGACATAG CTGAAGCCATCCACCTCGGGAGTTTGGTCGCTGCCCATGGCTACATCTTCCCCATCTCTGACCATGTGCTGACCCTTAAAGATGATGGAACCCTTTATCGCTTTCAG TCTCCTTACTTCTGGCCTTCAAACTGCTGGGAGCCGGAGAACACAGACTATG CCATTTACCTGTGCAAGCGCACCATGCAGAATAAGGCCAGGCTCGAGCTAGCTGACTACGAAGCC GAGAATCTCGCCCGGCTGCAGAGGGCTTTCGCCAGGAAGTGGGAATTTATCTTCATGCAAGCTGAGGCTCAAGTCAA GATTGACAGGAAGAAGGACAAGGCAGAGAGGAAGATCCTGGACAGCCAGGAGAGGGCATTCTGGGATGTCCATCGACCAGTG CCAGGCTGTGTCAACACGACAGAGATGGACATCCGCAAGTGCCGGAGAGAGAAGAACCCACACAGGGTAAAAAAG TCGGTCTACGGGGTTCCAGATGACGGCCAGAGCCAGCCGAGTCCGGTCCACATCAGCTCCCAGCCAAGCAGGAAGCCCACCAAAGAGGACGTTCAGAAGGAG ATTTCCTTCTTGAACATCCAGCTGGACAGACACTGTATGAAGGTTTCCAAAGTGGCCGACAGTCTGATGAGCTACACGGAGCAGTTCATGGAATATGACCCCTTCGTGTCGGCCACGGAGCCTTCAAACCCCTGGATCGGTGACGACTCGTCCTACTGGGACCTGGAGGCGAG TCGTGACCCCAACCAGCAGCGTGTGAAGAAATGGGGCTTTTCTCTGGAGGAGGCGCTGAAAGATCCAGCAGGACGAGACCAGTTCCTGAAGTTCCTCGAGTCAGAGTTCAGCTCAGAGAACCTGCG GTTCTGGTTGGCGGTACAGGATCTGAAGCGGCGGCCGCTCCAGGAAGTGTCCTCCAGGGCGCAGGAGATCTGGCAGGAGTTCCTGGCGGAGGGAGCGCCCAGCTCCATCAACCTGGACTCCCACAGCTACGAGCGCACCAGCCAGAACCTCAAAGACCCCGGACGATACAGCTACGAGGACGCTCAG GAGCACATATTCAAGCTAATGAAAAGTGACAGCTATGCACGCTTTCTGCGATCCAACATCTACCAAGACCTCCTGTTAGCCAGAAAGAAG GGCAAGTCATTGACGGGAAAGCGCCTGACAGGCCTCATGCAGTCGTCCTGA
- the LOC117467851 gene encoding regulator of G-protein signaling 6-like isoform X1 — protein sequence MAEGSKDQGGVGTSDPEEDSPNMIVYRKIEDIVTRIQDEKAGGVAIRTVKSFLSKIPSVVSGADIVAWLMKNLSIEDIAEAIHLGSLVAAHGYIFPISDHVLTLKDDGTLYRFQSPYFWPSNCWEPENTDYAIYLCKRTMQNKARLELADYEAENLARLQRAFARKWEFIFMQAEAQVKIDRKKDKAERKILDSQERAFWDVHRPVPGCVNTTEMDIRKCRREKNPHRVKKSVYGVPDDGQSQPSPVHISSQPSRKPTKEDVQKEISFLNIQLDRHCMKVSKVADSLMSYTEQFMEYDPFVSATEPSNPWIGDDSSYWDLEASRDPNQQRVKKWGFSLEEALKDPAGRDQFLKFLESEFSSENLRFWLAVQDLKRRPLQEVSSRAQEIWQEFLAEGAPSSINLDSHSYERTSQNLKDPGRYSYEDAQEHIFKLMKSDSYARFLRSNIYQDLLLARKKQPADTEQGRRTSLEKFTRSVGKSLTGKRLTGLMQSS from the exons ATCGAAGACATTGTTACACGAATACAAGATGAGAAAGCAGGAGGTGTAGCCATCCGGACTGTCAAAAGCTTTCTCTCCAAGATCCCCAGCGTGGTGTCAG GAGCGGACATTGTCGCGTGGCTGATGAAAAACCTCTCCATTGAGGACATAG CTGAAGCCATCCACCTCGGGAGTTTGGTCGCTGCCCATGGCTACATCTTCCCCATCTCTGACCATGTGCTGACCCTTAAAGATGATGGAACCCTTTATCGCTTTCAG TCTCCTTACTTCTGGCCTTCAAACTGCTGGGAGCCGGAGAACACAGACTATG CCATTTACCTGTGCAAGCGCACCATGCAGAATAAGGCCAGGCTCGAGCTAGCTGACTACGAAGCC GAGAATCTCGCCCGGCTGCAGAGGGCTTTCGCCAGGAAGTGGGAATTTATCTTCATGCAAGCTGAGGCTCAAGTCAA GATTGACAGGAAGAAGGACAAGGCAGAGAGGAAGATCCTGGACAGCCAGGAGAGGGCATTCTGGGATGTCCATCGACCAGTG CCAGGCTGTGTCAACACGACAGAGATGGACATCCGCAAGTGCCGGAGAGAGAAGAACCCACACAGGGTAAAAAAG TCGGTCTACGGGGTTCCAGATGACGGCCAGAGCCAGCCGAGTCCGGTCCACATCAGCTCCCAGCCAAGCAGGAAGCCCACCAAAGAGGACGTTCAGAAGGAG ATTTCCTTCTTGAACATCCAGCTGGACAGACACTGTATGAAGGTTTCCAAAGTGGCCGACAGTCTGATGAGCTACACGGAGCAGTTCATGGAATATGACCCCTTCGTGTCGGCCACGGAGCCTTCAAACCCCTGGATCGGTGACGACTCGTCCTACTGGGACCTGGAGGCGAG TCGTGACCCCAACCAGCAGCGTGTGAAGAAATGGGGCTTTTCTCTGGAGGAGGCGCTGAAAGATCCAGCAGGACGAGACCAGTTCCTGAAGTTCCTCGAGTCAGAGTTCAGCTCAGAGAACCTGCG GTTCTGGTTGGCGGTACAGGATCTGAAGCGGCGGCCGCTCCAGGAAGTGTCCTCCAGGGCGCAGGAGATCTGGCAGGAGTTCCTGGCGGAGGGAGCGCCCAGCTCCATCAACCTGGACTCCCACAGCTACGAGCGCACCAGCCAGAACCTCAAAGACCCCGGACGATACAGCTACGAGGACGCTCAG GAGCACATATTCAAGCTAATGAAAAGTGACAGCTATGCACGCTTTCTGCGATCCAACATCTACCAAGACCTCCTGTTAGCCAGAAAGAAG CAGCCAGCAGACACTGAACAGGGCCGCCGCACCTCCCTGGAGAAGTTCACGCGCAGTGTG GGCAAGTCATTGACGGGAAAGCGCCTGACAGGCCTCATGCAGTCGTCCTGA